The DNA window GCTCCTTCAATCGCTGATTTATCTTCTGGTTCAGGTTCAAGTTCTGGACTGCCTCCTTGCAGCTCACCAAGCTCAGCCTAAAATATTGTTGAGATTGAAGAGAATTAATCAAACAAATGCAATGATGATTCATCATTTCTAAAATTGGTATGTCGAAAAATTGATACTTTCTGGTGTGTAAACAGCTATTCATgtattttcttacatttttgtGACAAAATAGGGTTTACTTTCTGAAAAGGAGTTACCTGAATTAGTCCTATCCTACTGTGTGGTCAGAATATTGTAATTACACAGATctgcaaacatttttttaaaaaaacattggagATATGATGATTAAAGGAGGTAATTTTTAGCCCTAAATATGAAAATGACCGGTTTATTTCTTCatccacaaattttccggaaaataaagTCTTCCAAAAACACATTTAATGTCACCTAAAGAAGGCATTTTTCGGGAAATTCGATTGTCAGATGAATTGGTGGATGGTCCTTGGTAAAATGTTAAGGCCAATTTTAAGCTGCTGAACTTGAGAATGACCTTGACTGGCCTCAATCATGCAGCAATTCCTGACCCATTTGTGGAGGGACCTGCAGACACCCCCACCTCCGGCGCAAAGCACTTTTACATATTTGTTTTGAATctgaatgaacaaaaaattatttttttcagatgcTTCCTGGGACTACTTACTTCCACTTGATTTTTGCTGCTGAAGCtgaaaatgacttttttcttttttttattacccAAGAATCtgttaaaaaatcgaattttccccaaaaatgcaTTTGTTAGGTGCTAAAAAATGTGATAATAAAACActagatttttcagaaaattggtggatgataaaaaaaactaacgTTACTTCAACAGCAAAAAGTAAAGAGGAGAAACCTTATGGGACATTTaagtaaattaaataattttcctgTTCTTTTAGATGCGAAACAACCAGATGAGTTTTGCATGGGGGTATATGGATGGGCTATGCCATCTGACTGGAGTAACCTTCGGATCAGACACAGTGGAAAAGATGTTTTAGGCATGCAATGTGTAGTACACCAAGGATTTTTAGCCTATTGATAGAAAATGACCTAGTTTGTCTCCATCATGCACCGATGTTCCACCAAGAGGCttgttttttgaggaaaatttggagTTTCTGCAAATTGATGGGTATAGgggaaaaaccaaggtcattccCGAAAATTGGGTTAAAAATTACATGGTAAGATATCACCAAAAACCCTGTGTTTTTCAAAGTGCACGCCTATGTTAATACTATATAATTACAGTACTTGCAAATTGATATAACTTACAAGAAGTTCAGGATCATTTTCATCGACAGATTCATCATCACCTGAATCTTCATCTCTAAGACTTTCAGCTACCAATTTGTCCAGCTGATCAGGAGGTAGAGGTGCAGctagagaaaaaatagaaaaagaaaacacaagttcaatttttccatcTCTGAAGATGTCAGTGTACTGCCTTTCCCAGGCATCATTTACGAAATGCACCTGAAAGTTGGGTTTTGGTGTCTAAAAATTGGGGGCCCTGGGACAGTGTGCTGCCTAAAAGAGTTAATGCACCCAGtcgattttttgaaattgcagTTTTATTTGCTATGATGGAAatgcaaaaagttaaaaaaactttaGATGGCTCCTAAGAACTAGGCTTTGGTGCCAAGGCGGCTTCTAAAATTTCTGGGGGGAAGGCAGAACAATGAAAGATGTAGAGTCTCAAGAGCTGCAAAAAAGTCAGCGCAAACATGTGACAACTGtccattcttttctttctccagtTCAAACATGTTAATGTTGAAAACAATTACCTCTTTCAGCATCAGTCACTTCATACGATACAAGTTCTTTACCTACAATTGTTAGCACTTAAACCTAGGTTCCAGAAGAAGATACCATTTCCTGGCACTTCcaaacttctaaaaaaaatttcttaagaGGCAAGTCACCTCTGTGTGGACGAGCAGGAGGCTTTGGTTTGCTTCCTCCAGTTAGTGCGAGAAGTTCTGCCTCTAGTGCTTcgtcatcatcgtcatcatctcCAACACATCCTCCGTCTGAGTTGAGATTATCGATGTCAGGAATATCGAATAAGCCATACTGTTGAAGGAGGTGAAGAAAAGATCTTAATGAGACAAATCtgtgaaaaatcttaaattatATCATAGGACAAGAACCCTTTACAATTTTACGAACCAAGAAACTCAGTTTATATTTGTTTGTTAAATtgaggagatttttaaataaataaatcttgtAATATAACAAAATGGAATAGACTAGAATAGAAATACTTAGTTTAGTTACCAGAATAGTTTACAGAGTAGCTTGTTACCTAAAATTACAGATGGtgtaaataaaaactttttccttcatttttggtcTTTATTTTCTTAGATTGGAGAGGGAAAATAGAGGAACTAGTTGTAAGAAAAAGGGCTGGATAATTATATCTTTCGATTACTTTTTTAACCTGACAAGCCGACTACAACATTTTCGGTGCAAAatacgattttgaaaaaaaaacagagattgCTGATGAAGGATTCAACATTATTACATACATTTGAAAATCACCTTGGGCACTGAACTCAGATTCCAGTACTTGATTAAATTTCAAATCCATTGATGAAGTATTAATATCTTTCAATAGTTTGAGGAATTCACAATCAAAACTAACTGTAATTGGATGGCTTGAAGGACACGGCGCATTGGTGTAGGATTTGAAAAacatgagatattaatgatttcaagtaaaactgttCTTCGTGCATTTTCTGTGAAACATTCgctcctaaattccaattttgaagcatcaaaaagtcattttgaaCTCTCTATCCGCCATACACattcatgtaatttcaaaatttcaaacacgtattaatcaaagtagcaaaagttgcacttacgcactttgtcctccaagcctctcaattataGTGATGTCACATGTCTAGAGCTCGCGCAACGTATGTTGAGATAAACGTTACTctccgattagctctgaattcgcatcactcaacaggttaatacatgtagttgtagtcaggtggcaccactggtgaatggtgacataaacaatattttgacgtttgtctcaacatacgatgcacGAGCTCTACCAACCTTAACTCGCAGTAACCGTCTGTTTTTTATCTAGGATTTTCATCAAGGCTCGGCACACAACCTACAGAGAGAGCACTGCAACACTTTGCCCAGATAGAGAGAATATTAATGCTTAGAATACTAATTTAGATTTTCCCTTAAAGTTGCTCTCACAATTACTGACTTGGGAAAACTAAGAATATGACTCACTCGTAATTACGTTTACAAGTGCAAATGTGGCTGTCCTTGTCTGCCTCTTCCTCGATTTAAGATGGACCCAATATGATCAAATATCCTTATGCATGCTATGAAGTTACgggaaaattaaactttttgtaGAAGAGAAATGCTTATCTTCTCAACTAATAAAAATggtgagtaaaaaataaaaaatgaatgtgaACAGGATCACCTGAGCAAGGCTGGAGCCCCTTGACTTGGACTGCTTCGCTTTCACTTCTTTTTTGCGGCCGAACATTTTGACGATTAAATTTCTGTAGGctagaacaacaaattttaaactctaattaaaaaaatgagcaaacgttactgaaaaaattgtgaaaattttttgaacatttccatttcctcttcaaataacAACATTGATTAGTCACCGATCACCGATGGTTGGTGATAACGGTCACGCACAAGTGCTGCTCCATTTTCAGCTACGGATAATATTGTAACTTCTCCTCACAACACAGCTTATCATTTCACCTCGGATGGTGTTGGTGTCGCTAAATTTTGCCCTCTACAATTAGTTTCTTACTTCTTTAACTTAAAAATTAGTGTGTAGTGAACCGGATTCAAAATGGGTAATACATACAACTTGATGTTTCATCCAGATGTCACTCCTTACCCAGATTCTGAGCCGACATTCGATCCAACTTTCGGTTTCAAGGAACCTAGACAACCTAAAGGTGAGTTAATTGCACTGAAATAGTGGAACATTCCTCACATCATCACTTCAAATGAGAATCGAAGGCTTAAGATAGAGTTTAGCCATTTTCAAGTGATTTACAAGGATTGACCAAGTTTCGGACGATAGGCATCAAGTAACTTTTCACTTGTAACAGGAATCTTATTAGGATGGTTTGGGTTGAGTCAATACTCTTAGTTGAGCATATCATTATGAGGTATCCCTGCTTAGCGTCCCTAAATTTTGTTTGCGAGGAGCAGGTACATTCTGATTCAAAATTATACACCCTCTCTGATTCACTCACCAATCCATGAATGAGTGAATGACCCTTAACCTGTGAAGAGAGGTTAGAGCATTGCCACCGAGattggagaggccgtaactacgttCCTGTGATGTCAtgctagtagatgaaactcgccCGCGGTTTAACAAATGTTCATATGGGGAAACACCTGACACATGTTCTTTTAGCCGATATCTTCTTGggggttgatctgatgcaaaaattcTCAAGAACCTTTtcaaaagaggatgaaatttcatttcagaaaattaactAATCCATTTATGACATTGTCTGATAATAGAGGAAATGAAAgctcaatatcaataatcgttACTCCACTGAGATTCAAACGCGGTGCTCGTGCAACTTCAGCTGATCGAGGGTCACTCTGCTTAGTCCTTGCAGTGACTGCCTTACTAATCTAGGCAttgatgacccggagatgcttgttgtttttggtaaatatctactagTTTGATGTCACaaaactgactagttacggccaCTTTATTCACATAGGCAACGGTTAGAGCTATGACTAAATTAGGTGACTGTCTCACATAGGACCATAACATAATTTAAGATCTACTACCATGCTTTTAGCACGCAGTATTTTTCCCAAAAGCATTCACAGGTGATCATCTTTTGCTTTTTGAAGTGAGGCCAGCTAATTTAATGTCAGGTCCGAGGGAACCCTTGTGAGgagattaaggtgattcgtcaagcacAAGTGCCATGGCCGAACTGGCATTATGATATATCACATTGAGTAGATCAAAAATCTtggaagattttgaatttttagaaaaaaaaggacaatagcccctgcgcacaagcctaaagaatcattctcaaTCCAAAAACTGGCAAAATTCAGCGAAATGAAAGCAGACTAGTGTTAAGAAGaaaaccttgcattcgataCAGCAATCGagtgcgaggttttttcccaacattcttctgcttttatttctctgaattttgccaatttttctattgagaATGATTTCTTACAGTACATCCAGGATTGGAACTTCGcgcgtcgcgctgctcagaatagccgtatatatttgccaaaataataaaaaccgtaatacttattcaagattgggtatccaggggatatagcaacatacttgaggaacactcagtaaaaaaatcttctcaaaattcccaaaaataaagtcgtaactacggTGGAAAGTAATTCTCATTGtggcaatgggagagagagagacagaacatgagggattcggttgcgcgctcggccgctgctgctgagctgaaagtttcaaccctactttctctgcgcttgtaatcctaattgcaaatttttttggctcaaaaaatcaagcagaaAACAATGTATATCTTGttgatctgctttttgtaatttgaggaatattatttcagtaatcgtcgaaggaaagtgaaattctcagtggtgactggtggggtggcgctatctctaatcatgaattatccctaattgaaccctggattcaccttaagttcATGCGCAGAGACTATTGaccttttttttgctaaaaattcaaaatctgctgagattttttatctacttgatgcgatatatcgcataccaGTTTGACCAAGTCACTTGAGCTTGTCAAATCACCTTAGGACGAAAATTCAACTGGGAATGAAGCCCCCTTGATTGGGAAGATGTCTAATGTTCATAGGCGAAACCAATAATctcatttttcatctttcaacGATTTCATGGTGGCCGAACCTGACCTGTCTGGCGAAAATGTTGTGACAACATCCGGTTCCAAAATAACATTATTGCGACATTCTGACAATGTTTTTGGggttaaaacagaaaaaaaagaaagagaaacttTCCATGCCTTGCGACACGATTATTGAATCTCTGTCAGTAAGACAAGACAAGACCTAGCCCTATGTTAACCGTGCAATTTATCGCATTGTGATGTCTTATTGTGCTGCCTTAAACTTTCAGTATTTGGCCCGCTGAAGTGAACTAATTACTTTTGTCCAACATGTTGATATATTTAGCAGAGGGAAAGTAAAGTAACTCGGCAAACTTAGGCTCTGTTGTAATCTTAtactttttccttcttcttttttagttATGCATACCACTCTAGCAGAAATGGAATCTGCGAAGGTTCCCCCGGACTATAGGAATTACTGTGCGCATACGTACATCGATTTTCAAGTATGcagatccaaaaattttcctctcttgcGGAGATGCGCAGACCAATATCATGCGTATCAACAGTGCCTTTATGATGAGTGAGTATTGGTCTTATAACTTTCTACCAAAAAATCTCAACCTGCAAGCAGTTGCATAGCGTACCTATTTGTGACATATTTTTGCTGAAGGGGGAGGGTCATTGAGTAAAGTAtggtgtaattttaaaagtatgGGGAGAACGGTCGTTCAGGTCTGAATGACAGGTGCGTGCTGAGAGGAGGGGGGTCCAAAATTCTGGATTCTAGTGTTATGTAATTTATGAAGGGTGTGAGTGGCCGTCTGCAGATTATGTTATGCTGATTGATGGGGATTGTTGTGCTAAAGCAGCATTATGTTGTTCGTGTATATTTTTGGGAGTTTTTTTGGGTATTTTGGGCTGAGGTAAAGAGAGCAAACCCTCTCACAGAAAAACCCCATCACAAGGGTGGGGGTTAGGAAATCTGAAAGGCTTTACATATTATATAAATGGCCCTGTGAcacaaggcggataaagaatggtggtcgcatttcgtaccctctggacgtcacacggtatcgggtacatgggccggccgaggccgggggagtCGGCTCAACTGGCTCAACCTCGAATTGCATGGCAAAagccgtaccctcctgacgtcacagtgcttcaagatggcagccaaaatcgaaatgcgaccaccattctttatccgccttgcctGTGACAGAGGAATTTGCCTTGAAGAGCATGAAGAAACCTTTGCTGAGAATGTCTTCCTTTCGGTAACTGTATGGTAACCTTATCATGCCCGAGTTTTCCCTTCCCACTCAGGGAAAAATCATGGATAGCTCAATGAATTTGAAACTTGTGAAAGATCATAAACCCTGCCTTTTTGCCCAACTCTATCAATCTACAACAGAAGACATAAAAATTGCATGGAATTCTCCATTTTAGATACCTACTCTAATTCATGCTTTGTTGGATTTATGTGAAAGCTCTAAATTATTTATTCTGTATTTTTTAGAACCATTGACCAATACAAAGATTATGAACGAGAACGTCGCCTCTTAGTAAGAGCCAAACGAATTGCTGAGAAGAAAGAGAGACGAGAGAAAAGACGTAAGGCAGCTGAAATGGAGAGCGATTGAATATACTTCTCTTGCATACTAGTTTTGAATCAACTATAGTTtgtgtaagttttttttaccaacTTTCTTACAGCAGGGCACCTCAAATATGGTAGGATCGGCTATGGGGACCTCAGTCACAGCGTTTGGGTCCAGAAAAGGCCTTACAGGCAACTCTTAACTTTTCTCATCATGcagtgtcaaattttgagggaaaataggAATAATTTTGCTGGAAAAGGAAGGTAACTCAGAGCCGAGGTTGGCTGTAATTCTCCTGCTCCTCTACACCATTGAAATACACGCCTCCTATCATGAGATCAAAATAAATCTCACCCCATGTGAAAATATCCATGCCTTTGCATTTGTAGAAATCAAAAACAGTTAATATTAGTTCTCTCAATTGGACTCCTTTCTGTAATTTGggcaagatccatccatataggtcagtcattcccgaaaccgaaatgagaatcttctgcaCATGacatcagcattactgccgcgaaaaccagaaaagtcggaaacaatgcttttcttatgggagagagcaaatttttctcaatgaatcatttaaatttctcacttttaaatcgctTGAAACTctctgagtgtcgaaaggaacgCTTAGACATTAGTGTCCAGGGTTTCAACTCAGccagctgaatttgcgtttttatattttcaaatgattttagtagtcagcgatgtaacaagccatctGGTGGTATAGatttgcgtgtaaaaatggctgatgcagagtaaactgtaaaaatgaaagaacacaaattcggcaaaatcgaaaccctgaatgctaatgtctaaacattcctttcgacactcagaaagtttccaaggatttaaaagtaagaaatttaaatgattcattatgaaaaaattgctctctcccataagaaaagcattgtatCCGTGCTTTTTCgctttcgcggcagtaatgctgatgtCACGAGCCAACTGAACCAATAGATGGGGCTTACCCTGAGCAGGGGAAATCTGCACAAttactgacctatatggatagATCTTGAATTAGGGACTATAATTTGTGGCTCAATtgaaaaacaatgtatgtactATTATTTttcctatgcacgtaagtgtttacAGATTGTTTTACAGAagttttacagatgagccagaagtaGTAGTTctcagttgcaaaatttttgtccaGCAATCTGTACCTGCTGTACTATGTCCattaaataatattaatttCATTGATTGGGTGCAGTAATTCAAGTGCAGGTTTTAATTCCAAACAGCAAAACTCTTTCGGTAAACCAATAttcaaggaaaagaagaagcctTAAACAATGAAATTATCAACCCAACACATAtggtaaatgtaaaaaaaaaaatgtgtccatccAATCGATTTTTTGCATTTGGGTGCAAGTccatcggaaaatttcaaaatttccacagaCAGTCCATTTTTGTATAGGTGTATCAAATAAATTTGTAtacatcaaatccgagtggtgtaagaagaatattctgcatctactttttgaagaaagcaGCTCTGTTTTCCATCCCCTTAAAAAGAAACTCGGTATCCTTACCAATTTTGAGACATTGCAATAGACTCAGGTTTCAATGCAGATAATAAATGTCATGTAATTTCCCattcacttttcatttttttttttttttagtgaaaatatgTGACTGAATCTGGAAAAAGAGACCTTATCTTCCAGGAGAAAATTGTCCTCGAATTTGGGGACTAAtatcaactttaatttttaatattttaggatCAACCTCATACCAAAATTGCCTCCATTTCTTCCTCCATACATTTgcataaagttgaaaatttgcaagatAAGTTCCCTCTTCATTTATCttctgaagttttaaaataatagTCTCTGAGAACATCCTCTCAAAGTTGAAAAGATGTCACTTAAAATTTCTTACAATAACAATGGTAAAGTGTCCCTCAGAAAATACtgtggaaaaattcacaacattGTCACATAAAAAGGAtactttttcttcagttttattTACCATCATTATGTGACAGTCTCGATTTGATTCCTCTACTTGTCctgaagaaattaattttcaaatgtatTGCATTATTACAGATATTATGCAGTCCCCTTGAGGAAGTTGAATGTATGAATTTTCCACCCAAGTGTATGAAGATAAATCTCAGCACTGAAAAGCACTAATGTGGttcagaatattttgaaagagaaTTGTTTGGACTTTTAGCAGTCTTGTGTCCATGATTAGTTTGATATGCTGGCACCTTTTCAGTTGTAAGTTTTTCAACTTCACGTAATAATTTTCCGCACTTGTTagtaatcatcaaaaaattttacttgcgGCTTTGTTTCAAACTATTGGTTTTCTGTACAGTTATATATTAAAGAACGTTTGTTTTTAATCTATGTTTGTTTTAAATGTTCTATGAGAAACCTTCCCAAGTTCAAGGTAGGGTCTTCTTGGAAAAATACACATTCTTGATAGCAAGATTTAACTCCAGCAATTCTCTCAAATATTGGGGCTTTAGGAAGCAGCATCTACTAAAGTCTCATAAATATGCCAAATATATCTCCAgaggagagaaaatttcaaaatgaaattgtattcatctgatattttggaaaataactctAAAAAAGTTGGACATgtgtttgtttaaaaataaaaattggcatttggtGTTTTATTGACCACCATTGACCCAAAAAGGTCCtcagaaagtgaaaaaattgcataattttaagttttaattaaaTTGTCTTCTCCTcgtaatctgaaaaaaaaaaaaaaaaaaaaaaaaaaaaaaaaaaaaaaaaaaaaaaaacaagagaaatataataaacaaaaatatgaagttTTCCTTTAACAACCTAACTTGCCGTAGAAACAGGTCTTAATATTTGTTCTTAAAATGTTCTGGGAAAACTGAAccttttttcctttattcttTGGGATCAACTTAGGCTATGAAAGTCTCAGCTGCTCAGAGCTCAGTTTTGAGCTATTTTTAAGATGCAAGCAGTAGATAGGCAGTCTGATTCTGTATTATTTCAAGTCTAACTTTGAATCATCCTCTATAcccaataaataaataaaaataaatgaataaaacaatAGCACATTTCTCAGAAAAGTGCTAAAGTAAAAGAAGTCCAGTTCCTCATTCAGATACTTTGATCCCAGGGTAGAAAATTGGAAACTTATACATGTTTGTGAAGACTTTTCTCCTTGTCCAATGTGGAGGCTTCAAGAGGGTCCATAATTTGCATCACCAGCCAATGAGAGTGCTAGAAAAAGCATCAATGAAGAACCTTGAAGCCTTTAAACTCTGTGGAAAGAGCCTTTAAGTGGTTTGTAGGATTGGCATTcaccaaattaaaatttactgtCACAATGGAACAGTAATGTTGAGCTGATGGTAAACAAAGTTGCTCAAAGCAATGTAGAACAGCTCCGGAGCCACTAGAAAGTTTGAGGTTCTGCaccctctaattttttaatgaaaaaaaaatgtattcctcGTAGAACACGGTAAACAGGAAGGATAACAAAAACTAACTGATTCAAAAGGTTtatcattttattaatttttacttttcatttccttcttaatctttttttgttatttactTATATTCGGTAAAAATATATACAATACAGGCAGGGAGGTATCTTGAATATTTAGTTTaagtacaaaaattaaaataagaaagtATTTTATTTACATAATGTATACATTTTATAAAGTTGATGAATAATATCAATCAACGAATACAtatatttaacatttttcaaaaattagatgAGTTTTCAATATATAATTGATAGAAAGGGATTTCAAGACTCAGACTTACTTAGACTTAATTTGGACAGAGCTGATAAAAGAGATAGGAACTGGAAACATGAGGAAAATAAGCATCGATAAGAGGTAATATGTAAAAAACATATTGTGATCATTGTTCAACAAAtttaacttcatttttcattagtgattttctttttattttattttatttttttggcctCCAGTTTTTTTAGGGTGTTCAGTGATCTTATCCTTCTTTGATATCAAGCCATACCTTATCTCTGTATAGGAGATCTTTAAAAATCCGACTCTGATTCTGGAAATGAATCCTCCAAAAATAAGTATCTAAATAGAGGAAGTGACTTGTGTCCCATCGTGAGTCCCAAAACTTAAGAACTAAATACAGTCTATGATTGTATCATTTAAGTATGTAGGTATCAGTGGCATGCGGTAGGTTTGGTGATCAGGGAAGCAAAAGCAACCTCCATCCTTCATTATCTGGAAGACCTGGTAGGATTCCATACCCCCAAGGATGAAAAGGGGGTCGCCAGTGCATATCCAGACTGAATGCCACCGCTAAGTATAGCTTGTGTATGTACACGTAACAACATTTTTGGGGTAAAAATATTCCACAAATGTACGTATCTAACCTGCTAAATTCATAAAAACTAACTTATCTATTCAAAGACACAGCCATcaaataatatttgaaaataattaatgttAACATGTTTGAACGAGGAGCCTAGTTTTTAATTTGAACCTTTGAGACGTTTGTTGTGCCGGTAGCattgccatttttcaaaatactgcAAAGACCATTGCTGCCTCTCGAGTCTGATCCAGACTTTAAATCTCCTGTTCGCTTTGAATTGAAATTAAAGGTTACGGAATTCTTGTTTGAATCGCAACTATTCTTTGAGTTCATACGTAAATTAGCCTGGCCGTTTTTCAGAGCTGATTTGTCcagaacaaaaaaatttgaatgtccGTTGTGTATGTTTGACGTTCCATTGACATTACAAAACCTATCAGATAATTCTTCAGTCTTTAAACACTTATTTTTATGAGGGAAAAGGTAAAATGGATTTTGATTAGATTTACAGTTTGGTGTGGAGTCAAATGTAGATTTTGGCTGTTGTGGGTTGATTGAAATGGTGACTTTGTTTCCATTCACAAAGCTTGATGTAGAGCCGTTTCCTATCTCCGGATCACTGACCTGTAGGAGAAAGAGCAAGATTAGGTAAATATGAAGAGTGAAAAGCAAATGAATCTAAATCACTTGAAAAATGTCCTTATGGCAGGAAAATGTACAAATCAATTAGCGATTATTTGAAAAAGTGTAATTTCCTGTAAGAAATGGGAACTCTCACTGACAAGAGAATAGCTCAGTTTTTACTAGAGTTTTTG is part of the Bemisia tabaci chromosome 1, PGI_BMITA_v3 genome and encodes:
- the ND-B18 gene encoding NADH dehydrogenase [ubiquinone] 1 beta subcomplex subunit 7 translates to MGNTYNLMFHPDVTPYPDSEPTFDPTFGFKEPRQPKVMHTTLAEMESAKVPPDYRNYCAHTYIDFQVCRSKNFPLLRRCADQYHAYQQCLYDETIDQYKDYERERRLLVRAKRIAEKKERREKRRKAAEMESD